In a single window of the Veillonella sp. genome:
- a CDS encoding bifunctional (p)ppGpp synthetase/guanosine-3',5'-bis(diphosphate) 3'-pyrophosphohydrolase, whose translation MTTVNEEGKALVEQGTFNKEKALAEFMEYIHTYLTDDECNQVLKAFELADKAHEGQLRASGEPYIMHPLAVAEILAHLQIDHITLMAALMHDVVEDTSYSKEDLEKMFGSEVAFLVDGVTKLNQFQYETKEDRQMENYRKMILAMAKDVRVVVIKLGDRLHNMRTLKHMRSDKQKRIAKETLEIFAPLAHRLGIFNVKWELEDLSFRYLEPEKYYDLVDQMKQKRQAREDIVNDTMSQLTKALGEAHIKADIKGRPKHFYSIYKKMKKDNRDLSQIYDLLAVRVIVDTIPDCYAVLGIAHSLWKPLPYRFKDYISMPKSNMYQSLHTTVIGTMGQPVEIQIRTWEMHRVSEYGVAAHWRYKEGNKNGDKDFDQKVAWLRQVLEWQDTSNPTELVNALKLDVFSGEVFVFTPKGDVVKLPIGSVPLDFAYRVHTDVGHRCVGAKVNGKIVPLDYTLQNGDIVDIITSKTGRPSLDWLNIVGSSESKSKIRNWFKRENKAENIEKGLEALEKEAKRLNYSWKELIGDNRLQQVTKQLKAGTEEEMFAACGYGGIPVSTVLLRLIELYKKSKEAEESKHSTEQIIEKLKAQGPKTTKNGTGVLVKGEAGVMVRMAKCCSPVPGDDIIGYITRGRGVSVHRSDCTSLGHTPEDLERMIEVSWDGSSGESFHVGIDIQAYDRNGLLMEVMAVLSELKITITNINAKVQEDTKTVSINVVVDIRDISQLDFVMTKLRRIREVYTVQRSKGGA comes from the coding sequence ATGACAACTGTAAATGAAGAAGGCAAAGCTTTGGTTGAACAAGGTACATTTAACAAAGAAAAAGCTTTAGCTGAATTTATGGAATATATCCATACCTATTTAACAGATGATGAGTGTAACCAAGTATTGAAGGCTTTTGAACTTGCTGATAAGGCTCATGAAGGTCAATTGAGAGCTTCTGGTGAGCCATATATCATGCATCCACTAGCAGTAGCTGAAATTTTGGCACACTTACAAATCGACCATATTACGCTTATGGCTGCGCTTATGCATGATGTGGTTGAAGATACATCGTATTCGAAGGAAGACTTAGAGAAAATGTTTGGCTCTGAGGTGGCTTTCCTCGTTGATGGTGTAACGAAATTAAACCAGTTCCAATATGAAACAAAAGAAGATCGCCAAATGGAAAATTATCGGAAGATGATTTTGGCTATGGCGAAGGATGTGCGCGTCGTTGTTATTAAACTAGGTGACCGCTTACATAATATGCGTACCTTAAAGCATATGCGTAGCGACAAGCAAAAGCGTATTGCAAAGGAAACCTTAGAAATCTTTGCGCCTCTAGCACATCGCCTTGGTATCTTCAATGTGAAATGGGAACTAGAAGATTTATCATTCCGCTATTTAGAGCCGGAAAAATATTATGATCTTGTAGATCAAATGAAACAAAAACGCCAAGCTCGTGAGGACATTGTAAATGATACGATGAGCCAACTTACAAAAGCGTTAGGGGAAGCTCATATTAAGGCAGATATTAAAGGTCGTCCAAAACACTTCTACAGCATTTACAAGAAGATGAAAAAGGACAACCGTGATTTATCTCAAATTTACGACTTGCTCGCTGTTCGCGTTATTGTTGATACAATTCCAGATTGCTATGCCGTTCTAGGTATTGCGCATAGCTTGTGGAAACCATTGCCGTATCGTTTCAAGGATTACATTTCCATGCCGAAGTCTAATATGTATCAATCCTTGCATACAACGGTTATCGGTACCATGGGGCAACCTGTAGAAATCCAAATTCGTACATGGGAAATGCACCGCGTATCTGAATACGGTGTTGCAGCGCATTGGCGTTATAAAGAAGGCAATAAAAATGGCGATAAGGATTTCGACCAAAAGGTTGCGTGGTTGCGCCAAGTATTGGAATGGCAAGATACAAGTAATCCAACAGAGCTTGTAAACGCTTTAAAATTAGACGTATTCTCTGGTGAAGTATTCGTATTTACACCAAAAGGCGATGTTGTTAAATTGCCGATAGGGTCTGTTCCACTAGATTTCGCATATCGTGTTCATACCGATGTAGGGCATAGATGCGTAGGTGCCAAGGTAAATGGTAAAATTGTACCGCTAGATTACACCTTACAAAATGGCGATATTGTAGATATTATTACATCTAAAACAGGTCGCCCAAGTCTTGATTGGCTTAATATCGTAGGCTCTTCTGAAAGTAAGAGCAAAATTCGCAACTGGTTCAAGCGTGAAAATAAAGCTGAAAACATTGAAAAAGGACTAGAGGCGCTTGAAAAAGAAGCAAAACGATTAAACTATAGTTGGAAAGAATTGATCGGTGATAATCGTCTCCAACAAGTTACAAAACAGCTTAAAGCAGGTACTGAAGAGGAAATGTTTGCCGCTTGTGGCTATGGCGGCATTCCTGTCAGCACTGTTCTCTTGCGGTTAATTGAACTTTATAAAAAATCTAAAGAAGCAGAAGAGTCTAAACACAGCACTGAACAAATCATTGAGAAGTTAAAAGCTCAAGGGCCAAAAACGACTAAGAATGGTACGGGCGTTCTCGTAAAAGGGGAAGCTGGTGTCATGGTACGTATGGCGAAATGCTGTAGCCCAGTTCCTGGTGATGATATCATCGGTTACATCACGCGTGGCCGTGGTGTATCTGTCCATCGCTCCGATTGTACGAGCCTAGGCCATACGCCAGAAGATTTAGAACGTATGATTGAAGTCTCTTGGGATGGTTCCTCTGGTGAATCCTTCCATGTAGGTATCGATATTCAAGCATACGATCGAAATGGTCTGTTGATGGAGGTTATGGCGGTACTTTCAGAATTGAAAATCACCATTACAAACATCAATGCTAAGGTTCAAGAAGATACTAAAACTGTAAGTATCAATGTTGTGGTCGATATCCGTGATATTTCACAACTTGATTTTGTTATGACTAAGTTGCGCCGTATTCGTGAAGTATATACCGTACAGCGTAGTAAAGGAGGGGCTTAA
- the recJ gene encoding single-stranded-DNA-specific exonuclease RecJ, producing MIKKKRWRISTSDKEQENILIRELGVNPIVAKLMVNRHIDVDEGRKFLQGSLSDLLDPFTLKDMDVAVSLVQETIEKHKPIVIYGDYDVDGITATSVLYRFLKKLGADVTYYIPERQSEGYGLNLEALEHLIERGTALVITVDCGISSYDIVEAVRDRIDMIITDHHTAPDLIPRAKAVINHKQKDCPYKDKNLSGVGVAFKLCQALWLTKYGEWYLDDLDIVALGTVADVVPLVGENRIIVKAGLEKMNSHPNLGIKKLIDVAGLHERTITSGHIGFTLAPRLNAAGRVTHATRAVELLVTDDADMAEAIAEELNETNRERQELERNIHELARIDVANQGHKADYVTVVAGEDWHPGVIGIVASRLVEEFYKPTLVISIHDGVGKGSCRSIDGFNIYDALKSCEDVLLQFGGHAAAAGFSIDASRIDELRDRLTAYCKEHVTQEEYIPVVAIDAELPVDDIDVDIIDRVSALEPYGMANSTPVFAVMEATVQDIMLMGQLKNHCKVILETSSGTLDAIAWNRPDLFKTIFVGTVVKVAFSLQKNEWQGMVSPQLMIQAIEPLTEEPITLSTEGLRQMYVIVKQAMRGRSQSVYNVEQEILRRKPTDQNNRSALTSLDVFKELGIIEEYTSDDGQLMLRWNAVEGKLDLVTSVTFLTYSV from the coding sequence ATGATTAAGAAAAAACGTTGGCGCATTTCTACAAGCGACAAAGAACAAGAAAATATCTTAATCCGTGAACTTGGTGTAAATCCTATTGTGGCAAAATTAATGGTAAATCGCCACATAGATGTTGACGAAGGGCGGAAGTTTTTACAAGGCTCTTTGTCAGATTTGTTAGATCCATTCACATTAAAAGATATGGATGTAGCTGTTTCGCTAGTTCAGGAGACAATTGAAAAGCATAAACCAATCGTTATTTATGGCGATTATGATGTAGACGGTATTACGGCCACATCTGTTCTATATCGATTTTTAAAGAAACTAGGTGCCGATGTTACCTATTACATACCAGAGCGTCAAAGTGAAGGCTATGGACTCAATTTAGAGGCTTTAGAGCACCTTATAGAGCGGGGGACGGCTCTAGTTATTACCGTAGACTGTGGTATCAGTTCTTACGATATTGTGGAGGCTGTACGTGACCGTATTGATATGATCATTACGGATCATCATACGGCACCAGATTTGATTCCACGAGCAAAGGCTGTTATTAACCACAAGCAGAAGGATTGTCCTTATAAGGATAAAAACTTGTCCGGCGTTGGGGTTGCCTTTAAATTATGCCAAGCTTTATGGCTCACAAAATATGGTGAATGGTATTTAGATGATTTAGATATTGTTGCACTAGGTACTGTGGCAGACGTAGTACCGTTAGTAGGTGAGAACCGCATCATTGTAAAAGCAGGCCTAGAGAAGATGAATAGTCATCCTAATTTGGGCATTAAAAAGCTTATCGATGTAGCGGGTCTCCATGAACGAACTATAACATCTGGACATATCGGTTTTACTTTGGCACCTCGCCTTAATGCAGCAGGTCGCGTAACTCATGCAACACGTGCTGTTGAGTTACTTGTTACCGATGATGCTGATATGGCAGAAGCTATTGCAGAGGAGTTAAATGAAACTAACCGTGAACGCCAAGAATTAGAGCGGAATATTCATGAACTTGCTCGCATCGATGTGGCTAATCAAGGTCATAAAGCGGATTATGTAACGGTGGTGGCTGGTGAAGACTGGCATCCTGGTGTTATAGGTATTGTGGCCTCTCGTTTAGTTGAGGAGTTTTATAAACCAACCTTAGTCATCAGTATTCATGATGGCGTTGGTAAAGGTTCCTGCCGTAGTATTGATGGCTTTAATATTTACGATGCACTCAAGTCCTGTGAAGATGTGTTACTACAGTTTGGTGGTCATGCTGCAGCAGCTGGCTTTAGTATTGATGCAAGTCGTATAGATGAACTACGAGACCGATTAACGGCGTATTGTAAAGAGCATGTGACACAGGAAGAATATATCCCTGTCGTTGCTATTGATGCGGAACTACCCGTTGATGATATCGATGTAGATATCATTGACCGCGTATCAGCTCTTGAACCGTATGGTATGGCTAATAGTACGCCGGTCTTTGCCGTTATGGAAGCAACGGTACAAGATATTATGCTTATGGGACAGTTAAAAAATCATTGTAAGGTGATTTTAGAAACCTCAAGTGGCACGTTAGATGCCATTGCTTGGAATCGTCCTGATTTGTTTAAAACCATATTTGTTGGAACTGTGGTGAAAGTAGCATTTTCATTGCAAAAGAATGAATGGCAAGGGATGGTTTCTCCACAGCTTATGATCCAAGCTATTGAACCGTTGACTGAAGAGCCTATTACACTTTCAACAGAAGGGCTTAGACAAATGTATGTCATAGTAAAACAAGCTATGCGTGGTCGTAGTCAATCGGTTTACAATGTGGAACAAGAAATTTTGCGCCGCAAGCCGACAGATCAAAATAATCGTAGTGCCCTTACATCCTTAGATGTTTTTAAGGAGTTGGGCATCATAGAAGAATATACAAGTGATGATGGTCAATTAATGCTAAGATGGAATGCCGTTGAAGGAAAATTAGATCTTGTCACATCCGTAACATTTCTTACCTATAGTGTATAG